A stretch of Triticum aestivum cultivar Chinese Spring chromosome 1D, IWGSC CS RefSeq v2.1, whole genome shotgun sequence DNA encodes these proteins:
- the LOC123183120 gene encoding WUSCHEL-related homeobox 12, producing the protein MASSNKHWPSMFRSNPAACDFHHQPDMSNTHTRPSLISSGLDQETTRSPGETKPRWNPRPEQIRILEGIFNSGVVNPPRDEIRRIRLRLQEYGHVADANVFYWFQNRKSRTKNKLRAAAAAAAAQGQQPTGGRAAVMRASLAVRTPALAPVTPPRRFLAPCGTLQAPTSSSSSSSDRSSGSSRSVTMKTTAMASSAVASLSQPMLPLSTAAIDLFAPAPPPLTPSPGLSACQLYYQLQNHPMTSMPTPTPVRELVTSTPEPAPLLPQWPPQSQCQYLPATELGGFLGSHGHTHPTAVSPGALLLSGLCTDSVLGQHEIVDDMSCSKLGLGVGGQYHFNVPADPPSDAVSAVIKDDEKARLEFLHHYGLGATAGADVSATALPCTPPIGNAAASSAFTDQLQGLLDAGLLTGGGAPVPTATVVAVAAGRPGAPVQCYSVPAMARMDVKALFGPAAVLLGQTGEAIPVDGAGVTAEPLQNGACYYVLM; encoded by the exons ATGGCGTCCTCCAACAAGCACTGGCCGAGCATGTTCAGGTCCAATCCTGCTGCCTGCGACTTCCACCACCAGCCTGACATGAGCAACACCCACACCAGACCCTCCTTGATCTCCTCAG GGCTTGACCAGGAGACCACAAGGAGCCCGGGGGAGACGAAGCCGCGGTGGAACCCGCGGCCGGAGCAGATCAGGATCCTGGAGGGGATCTTCAACTCCGGCGTCGTCAACCCTCCTCGCGACGAGATCCGCCGCATCCGCCTCCGTCTGCAGGAGTACGGCCACGTCGCCGACGCCAACGTCTTCTACTGGTTCCAGAACCGCAAGTCCCGCACCAAGAACAAGCTTCGCGCCGCCGCGGCCGCTGCCGCTGCCCAGGGCCAACAGCCTACCGGCGGTCGCGCCGCCGTGATGCGCGCGTCCCTAGCGGTGAGGACGCCTGCGCTGGCTCCCGTGACGCCTCCGAGGCGTTTCCTCGCGCCGTGCGGCACGCTCCAGGCGCcgacctcctcgtcgtcatcctcctccGACCGCTCCTCCGGATCCAGCAGGTCGGTCACCATGAAGACGACGGCCATGGCGTCTTCCGCGGTGGCCTCCCTGTCCCAGCCCATGCTGCCGCTGTCGACCGCGGCCATCGACCTGTTCGCCCCGGCACCTCCACCACTGACACCATCGCCTGGGCTGTCCGCGTGCCAGCTCTACTACCAGCTGCAGAACCATCCCATGACATCCATGCCGACGCCGACGCCGGTGCGCGAGCTGGTCACCTCCACCCCGGAGCCTGCGCCGCTCCTCCCGCAGTGGCCGCCGCAGAGCCAGTGCCAGTACCTGCCAGCCACCGAGCTCGGCGGCTTCCTCGGCTCGCATGGCCACACGCATCCGACGGCGGTCTCCCCTGGCGCGCTCCTCCTGTCTGGCCTCTGCACCGACTCGGTGTTAGGGCAGCACGAGATCGTGGACGACATGAGCTGCTCCAAGCTGGGTCTCGGCGTCGGCGGCCAGTACCACTTCAACGTCCCGGCGGATCCACCCTCCGACGCGGTGAGCGCCGTGATTAAGGACGACGAGAAGGCCAGGCTGGAGTTTCTGCACCACTACGGCCTCGGCGCCACCGCCGGCGCGGACGTCAGTGCGACCGCCCTCCCATGCACTCCGCCTATCGGCAACGCCGCCGCAAGCTCTGCATTCACCGATCAGCTGCAAG GGCTGCTGGACGCCGGGCTGCTGACCGGAGGAGGCGCGCCGGTGCCAACGGCGACGGTAGTGGCCGTGGCCGCCGGGCGGCCGGGCGCCCCCGTGCAATGCTACAGCGTGCCGGCGATGGCGCGCATGGACGTGAAGGCGCTGTTCGGCCCGGCGGCCGTGCTGCTCGGGCAGACCGGCGAGGCCATCCCCGTCGACGGGGCCGGGGTCACCGCCGAGCCCCTCCAGAACGGCGCCTGCTACTACGTCCTG ATGTGA
- the LOC123183119 gene encoding uncharacterized protein, with the protein MEEEKKSQLLSPSPWSALPLDLASLVLSLLPMYADRACFAAVCPQWRAAARQLQIPPLPLLALPDGTFYSLMYDKPFRFPGCGFAGYENVCGSWLVFSRDDGCFMVNPFSRATVTLPALSSVRLRPPNASAKSKWAEGGSVESANLYITWMRINKADNLRISKLILCSPNLVAALVGIGPFSQILMCQPGALSWSVRAYDRIEDFQDMSFFQGKLYAIAKDENLLVVNISQDHSTGDPQVCRIGRVIEGDCPPWYYGVFEDNSQASKKLYLVESGGMLLMVRRTIWCQFPEPGTDVEIMGGQNEFEVFEADFEHSRWVKVLTLGDDQVLFLGRRCSRSMSVSQYGLPGDCIFFLDDDEDNCLEYAYDEENSSFGVYSMRFRSIHSGDPNISWKRCAEMYLAAWLFPEDR; encoded by the coding sequence GCCGACCGCGCCTGCTTTGCCGCGGTCTGCCCGCAGTGGCGTGCCGCTGCGAGGCAGCTCCAGATACCACCGCTGCCGCTGCTGGCACTCCCCGATGGCACCTTCTACAGCCTCATGTACGACAAGCCCTTCCGCTTCCCTGGTTGTGGCTTCGCTGGGTACGAGAATGTCTGTGGCAGCTGGCTCGTCTTCTCACGCGATGACGGTTGCTTCATGGTCAACCCCTTCTCCCGGGCCACCGTGACGCTCCCTGCTCTCTCAAGTGTACGACTCCGGCCTCCAAATGCGTCTGCTAAATCTAAATGGGCAGAGGGCGGAAGCGTAGAATCTGCTAACCTCTACATCACATGGATGCGTATCAATAAAGCAGACAACCTGCGCATAAGTAAGCTAATCTTGTGCTCGCCAAATCTCGTTGCTGCACTAGTTGGCATTGGACCCTTCAGTCAGATTCTAATGTGCCAGCCAGGGGCCTTGTCGTGGTCAGTACGTGCGTATGATCGGATCGAGGATTTCCAAGACATGTCATTCTTCCAGGGCAAGCTGTACGCCATTGCCAAGGACGAGAACCTTCTTGTGGTGAACATCAGCCAGGACCATAGCACCGGCGATCCACAGGTTTGTCGGATTGGACGAGTCATCGAGGGTGATTGTCCTCCATGGTATTATGGTGTGTTCGAGGACAACAGTCAGGCCTCCAAGAAGCTCTACCTGGTTGAATCGGGTGGGATGTTGCTGATGGTACGCAGGACGATTTGGTGTCAGTTTCCTGAACCTGGAACGGACGTTGAAATTATGGGTGGACAGAATGAGTTTGAGGTTTTCGAGGCTGACTTTGAGCATTCACGGTGGGTCAAGGTGTTGACCTTGGGGGATGACCAAGTGCTGTTTCTGGGGCGAAGGTGCTCGAGGTCCATGTCGGTGTCGCAGTACGGGTTGCCAGGCGATTGCATCTTCTTCttggatgatgatgaggataattGCCTAGAGTATGCCTATGATGAGGAGAACAGTTCTTTTGGCGTCTACTCCATGAGATTTCGCAGCATCCATTCCGGTGATCCAAATATTTCCTGGAAGCGCTGCGCTGAGATGTATCTGGCAGCATGGCTCTTCCCCGAGGACCGTTGA